The following are encoded in a window of Gasterosteus aculeatus chromosome 5, fGasAcu3.hap1.1, whole genome shotgun sequence genomic DNA:
- the foxl3 gene encoding forkhead box L3: MRRAGGPPRPAPHGAEMFDNSNYPFNCFNYDGDGYPSSSTDEEKKMCRPAYSYIALIAMAIQQGPEQRVTLSGIYEFIMKRFPYYRCNQRAWQNSIRHNLSLNSCFVKVPRTEGNEKGKGNYWTFASGCESMLDLFENGNFRRRRRRRNVKIGFRDARQTPPRPLESHGGRQGPEPDSSPVCPLNRDRPRPTNPPPNGKPESEIKFSIDYILSAPGPPPAGFRSPAGPPAAPLHVLEPPHLNLHFWAL, from the exons ATGAGACGTGCAGGTGGGCCCCCCCGTCCGGCTCCTCACGGTGCAGAAATGTTCGACAACTCAAACTACCCGTTCAACTGCTTCAACTACGACGGAGACGGATACCCGTCGTCCAGCACGGACGAGGAGAAGAAGATGTGCAGACCGGCGTACAG CTACATAGCGCTGATCGCCATGGCGATCCAGCAGGGCCCCGAGCAGCGCGTCACTCTGTCCGGCATCTACGAGTTCATCATGAAGAGGTTCCCGTACTACCGCTGCAACCAGCGGGCCTGGCAGAACTCCATCCGCCACAACCTGTCCCTCAACAGCTGCTTCGTCAAG gttccTCGTACGGAGGGCAACGAAAAGGGGAAGGGGAACTACTGGACCTTCGCCAGCGGCTGCGAATCGATGCTCGACCTTTTTGAGAACGGGAACTtccggcgccgccgccgccgccggaaCGTGAAGATCGGCTTCCGGGATGCCAGGCAAACGCCCCCCCGCCCGCTGGAGAGCCACGGCGGTCGGCAGGGGCCCGAACCCGACTCCTCCCCCGTCTGCCCTTTGAACCGCGACAGGCCGAGGCCAACAAACCCGCCCCCGAATGGAAAGCCGGAGTCCGAGATCAAGTTCAGCATCGACTACATCCTGTCCGCCCCGGGTCCGCCCCCAGCCGGGTTCAGGTCCCCCGCGGGGCCCCCGGCGGCCCCCCTGCACGTCCTGGAGCCCCCACATCTGAACCTGCACTTCTGGGCGCtgtga